The following coding sequences lie in one Candidatus Curtissbacteria bacterium genomic window:
- a CDS encoding kinase, translating into MVISRTPFRISFFGGGTDYPAWYEKNGGGAVIAASINKYCYVTCRHLPPFFKYNYRIRYTKQEHKRNISQINHPSVRECLKFVGHESGLEMQHNADLPAMSGLGSSSSFTVGFLNSLYGLEGKMVDKLQLAQDAIYVEQKLIKENVGSQDQTIAAFGGLNRIEFSAGPTIKVTPIMMNQGRQNLLLDHLMLFFTGFSRNASDVAKSQIKATSKKKRELKKMLRLVDDAQKILVSTKAPIEDFGRLLDESWAIKRSLTTKISNKVIDDLYLSAKEAGALGGKLLGAGGGGFMLLFVKPEEQEKVRAKLKRLLFVPFKFESNGSQIIYKMPNDF; encoded by the coding sequence ATGGTAATTTCAAGAACTCCTTTTAGGATTTCATTTTTCGGCGGTGGTACTGATTATCCGGCGTGGTATGAAAAAAATGGCGGCGGTGCTGTTATTGCCGCTTCGATTAATAAATATTGTTACGTTACATGCCGTCACTTGCCGCCTTTTTTCAAATACAACTATAGAATTAGGTATACAAAACAGGAGCATAAAAGGAATATTAGTCAAATAAATCATCCTTCGGTTCGCGAGTGCCTAAAGTTTGTAGGCCATGAGTCGGGGCTGGAAATGCAACACAATGCGGACCTTCCAGCAATGTCCGGATTGGGGTCAAGCTCTTCTTTTACGGTTGGTTTTTTGAATTCTCTCTATGGCCTCGAAGGAAAAATGGTGGATAAACTTCAACTTGCGCAGGATGCTATATATGTTGAGCAAAAATTGATAAAAGAAAACGTCGGTTCTCAAGATCAAACAATCGCAGCTTTTGGAGGTTTGAACAGAATTGAATTTTCTGCTGGTCCCACAATAAAGGTGACTCCAATTATGATGAACCAGGGTAGACAAAATTTACTTCTTGACCACTTGATGCTTTTTTTTACCGGGTTTTCCAGGAATGCTTCCGATGTAGCCAAAAGCCAGATTAAGGCAACATCGAAGAAAAAAAGAGAGCTTAAAAAAATGCTTCGACTTGTTGATGATGCTCAAAAAATATTGGTTAGCACAAAAGCGCCAATTGAGGACTTTGGTCGGCTTCTTGATGAATCGTGGGCAATTAAGAGGAGCCTAACGACTAAAATTTCTAATAAAGTTATCGACGACCTTTATCTGAGTGCAAAAGAAGCCGGAGCTTTGGGAGGCAAACTGTTAGGAGCGGGGGGGGGTGGCTTTATGCTTCTTTTTGTAAAGCCTGAAGAGCAGGAAAAGGTAAGGGCAAAACTTAAGAGGCTACTATTTGTGCCATTTAAATTCGAGAGCAATGGTAGTCAAATAATCTACAAGATGCCGAATGATTTTTAA